The following proteins come from a genomic window of Atribacterota bacterium:
- a CDS encoding phosphate acyltransferase, translating into MRKPVNDLSRGCTPSEIADVVAVTALQAKGI; encoded by the coding sequence ATGCGTAAACCGGTAAATGACTTATCCAGAGGGTGTACTCCTTCCGAAATAGCAGATGTTGTTGCAGTAACAGCTCTACAGGCAAAAGGTATTTAA